GGTAGAACAGGCAGAGATGATGACATAACTCCAGAGCTCCCAGAATTACAGAATTGCTGCATATTCAGATTCCCCACTGGTAAAGCTGAATGTGTTTCCATTTCTTTCTATGCATTCATTGCCAATAGATTTTTCACCTACAAAAACACATTGCtagaattatattaaaataacttTGGAACTAACTTCCATGTGCCAAGCCATTAAATCCAGAAACCTAGGTGGAACATGAATAAAGTGACAAGTGTCATGTCAACATAACATAAAAAGAAGGATAACTGCTTCTCTCTGTAAAACAATCATCATCTAAAATAATAAATGATGATAACTTTACTTTATAAGCCATTTAAAAATTACAATACATTATCAGGAAGAAATAAAACACTTTAAAAAACATTGTGAATCAAGTAAGTCCACATGTAATGCAAACATGTTACTATTTGGTACTTGAATTGGAGACCTTAGGTGACATGAATGAAATTTGGTTTAGAGATTGGTGAAATGACCTTTGCAGAGTTAAGTGACAATAAATTGACAAGGCATATCTACAGGTCATAGCTCTTAAACTCTAGACTACTCTGGTAGTAAAAATTATGCATCATATGCTTAAAGTGTGATACTTTTATCAGATGCCAAAAATTTACTCTTTTTACCAATGAAATTGGCTTCATCTCAGTTTTATTTGGACTCAAGTTGAGGTAAATACCTACATCTCCAGAAAATACCAACAAGTAGACCTTCTGAATTGTGTCGTTGCAGTAAGTTCACCGCACATAAATGTGTTCGTAGTTACATAAATGTATAAAATACTTGCACTAAATATCAACTTAACTAATTTCTCGGTAATCTGGTGACATCTGTGATCTTCTGAGAAATGTCACGTTGGACATTTTAGATTATACACAAATGCCAATGGTTTTAGATACCATGATCTATTTGAATTGCAAGAAAGACACCCAGTATGTTCAGAGTAGATTTAAGTTTTGGACAATTTTATGCACAACAACAATCGATCAAATATTCTCCACGTCCGTGAAGATTTCTGTTCAATTTCCCTACTTTAGCAATTTGGAGAATTTAAAAGATTTGTACGGTTCAAGAGAACTTCAAACTGGAAAAGAAAAAGCAACTAAGAACTAGAATATACAATAATATCAGAACTCAGAAGGTATCTACAAGAAGATCTACCACAATTACACCTCTAAGTCACAAATTTACTTCTGTTGCAATACACAGTATTCCTCACGCAAGACCTAAGAGATATACCATGAGAACCAACAGCCTATGAATGAACAAGAGCTCAAACATAATTGAAATTGAAGAAACATGATTGATATATCTGACCATTACTGCAGAAGAAAACAATTTCAGCAtgcaaaaagaacaagaaaaagcctAGCTACAGGTATAAGAATAGAGGATTCCGACTCCCTCAAGAAATTCATGATATGGGGGAAGATCTACGAGGAGTATCAATTATTGAACTCAACATCGACTCTTAAAACAAGAACAGAGAAAGGTAACAGCACCCTTATACACAAAAAAGCATCTTCAGAAAGCGCTTATGAGGATCCCAAGACAAAAGATTTTTAGAAATAAGAATAGATATTATACTCCCTTTCCCTGGACCTATCAGTGGCATAGCGGACGATCAAACGAGTATTTGCTCAACTTCACAGGAAAAATAAGTTCAGACATCAAAACTGTGATTCTGTATCCTTATCCTTACCTAGGGATAGACTCCAACAAaaaacaagaaacaaaatttcTTTTTAGTTGTCATCCCATATATATTTCAATTCAATCAAAGAAAATGAAGCAGCAAAACCATGCTGATTCCCTCACTCCACAAAAACCACAGAGAgaggtgagaaaaaaaaaaaagtaatgaagaacttcaaagacaTGCGTGCGATACCAGAGGATCGACACCCAAACTCAGCAAGGTGGGATTTTTATATCCTATCGATTGAAAACGGACGAAAAGGAAAAGATGAGCCGAGATCAAGGTGGCAGCTTTATTCCCATACCGAAGAGAACAAGAAACAAGAAAACCACAACAGACCTCTCGATATTCTTATCCAAAAAGCGAGCAACTTGGGAAAAAGTTCTCCGGGCCACGACCGAATCACTCCAAAGGGGGGAAGCCCCGCTCGGATTTGATCTCCGGGAATTCTCACCTATCGACGTCTATAAGAAAAGGGGAGGTCAAGGCGAATTCTAGTGAACGGAGGAAGCTGAGGCGGAGTCCACCGTCGATCGGCAGACGCGAGAACATACTGGTGCGATCCGAGGGAAGGGCAGATGTGGATTCGCGTCTCAGCTCACGAAGGCGGCCAATTATTAGGTTAATGAGATGAAACGGAGGACAGATTGGGAATTTTGCTTCTTAAATACAACCCCCATGCAGGTTCTATTTTCCTAATAGACCCCTTTTCGTTTCACTTTTCTCTGATAGCCCCCTATAAGATTTATTCGCTGCAGTCCATCGGGGTTTTGAGTTTTGCACATGGCCCCCTGCGGGGGAACGCATTAGGCTTTTTTATTTTACGTATCGACCCTTACAAATTTCGATATAACGGATAGATCCCTCCAGCGATTaagataatatatattaattaaaatatgacttaaaaatatatttttctgcatccaaaaaaacaaaaaaccccTTGATGtctttataatcataacaagtttTGGAAAGGCATCAATATTAACAGTCAATTATCAGTAAACTCATAGAGATTAATATGGTGATGCGTATAATTtataaagattttgcaagatATGTGGTAAGctaaaaaatcatataataacTATGAAAAACCGGAGGTGGTATGGTTGGATAAAAGTAATCACGTTGGTGCGTCGTCGTCACTTTTGGCCATCCACAAGCAGCTCTAATGGCCTTTCCGCAAGCCTTCCTCCTTCTCTTTGTGAGATTCTTTGAGAGTTGTTTTGCTGTGGAAGTGGAACACAACTTTTCTTACTTTGGTCATGCACCGGTTGGTCGAGGGCTATAAACTACCAAGTGGTGCGTGCGTGCGTGCACATGGATTCCTTTTGTTGTTGCTGTATCTTTTCTTATTCTTTCTTCCTCATCGGTCTTGATTCGGTGAAGGTGGTATTACAGAGTGCTTTTATTGCTTTATTTTATTTCTCGTCGGTAGGCAAGAGTTCTAATGCATTGATCCTTCTCCGAGTGCGATTTATGGATGCGTAGGCTCAAATCAAATTTACCATACAAATTAATGTAAAATAAAGAGTTCAGAAACTACATGTTAATGTTAGAGGATCATCTCATTTACCACACAGAAGAAGAATAATTACCACAAAGAAGTGACATGCATGCGATATGTATTTGCACGATTGTAACATTAAGCTGCAGATGTTAGAACGAAAAATAAGCAAATGTACAAAGATCTTTATATGCCTCGGTATATATTATTTTTCCTAGGGAAAGATTTGAACATATGAAACATTAAATGAGGAATTGGTCACAAAACTGAGTTCAAAGAATGATGCGAGTGGCAAAGACGAGATGCGGCTGTAGCAATTGAAACTGCTTTTATGGGTAATGTAACATAGAGACTCTGACAACCTATGGTATTAAACTACCCTGTAACTCCAAAAGATACTCGCTAAGAGAGAATTAGAGAGAGACTAGAGAGACACAAAAACCTCTTCATGATGCTCCTGATTGCAAGTTTATCAAAAGGGCACTCACTCCATGGAATAGGAATCATAAATTGCCAATCGGAGAAAAAGTATAGAACTAATTTCAGATTTATGGTAGGAAAACACCTCGAAAAGGAGATGTTAATATTTCCCACACAATGGGAGTCTATTGAGGCTTCCCATTGATTGTGCTAGTGCTTTAGAGCTAGCTGCAGCATCTAAAATCCCCTTTCTTGAACTCGCTGGGGGTAGCCATTTCCCCTCGTTCGGCTGTTATAATCCCTCTCGTTGCTGTCTTGCCTGCTGCCCCGACCAAACATCCGGCCACCAAAACGCCCCCTTGAGGTCTCGGATGGgtatcctcctcttcctctgccCCTTTCTGAAGAAAAAGATTGAAAAGATGAAAACTAACTTGTCTTACCAcctcaaatatttttttctgGAATCGATACAAACAAGGGAACCCCATTGCCAATGCTGGGGAAGTAGGAACAGATATAGTTGCCAAAATGGATGAGCtgattatttatgaaaaatatactAGAAAATTGTCAGGCATTTATTTATGCTGTTTAGACATTCACAGGTTGCATCTCTAATTGTATATTGCAAACACAAACAATAATAttgaatatcaaaaaaataagcAGTTTTGGACTTAGGCATTTTCTATGAGACTGCATAtggttatataaaaaaaaaacaatatcttATGTACTTATATGTCAGTATCTGTAATTTCACAAATATATGACAATTAAGAATATTAATGAAAAATTAGGATTAACAGCACAACGTGCCTTCTTTCTCTTGAGGAAGCACCGACGGAGCCAGACACACTCGTGAATTCTACATCAGGGTCTAGATTAGTGACCATCAAGATCCAGAGGATAGATAAGAAAGGTAGCAAAAGCAAGAGGTAAGACAAGAAAGACACAAGAGAGAAATGCAGATATGCCGCATTGTTAGTTTGCCACCTCTTTTGTTTTCTGCTCACACCATAAACTTCAAATATTCAGTTTTCTGGTGAGTATGAAGGATCAGAGTAGGAATCTATCCAGCATTGTTAGTTGCCACCTCCAGATGTCTGAATAAATCACCAGGTATCCAAACAGGCATCCAAAATTTTCCCCTCTTGATCTACTTCTTATCAACCACAACTTTCTATGTAAAACACAACAaagtgataaaatcataaaaggcaaggttgattcgACAATCCACTATATCTGCCAAGGTCCATGCATATTTCATGCTTCACTTCCCGATAAGTTTGAATATTCCATGTTGCTTTCTTTTTATCTCGTAACAAACAAGCTTAGTATAATTAAGCGCTAATGGAGTCTGTTATTACTCGATCCATTGCTTGTTCAGTTAAGGCGAAAGGAAAGAAAAGCGAATGTTATTGAATTAGGCTAGGCGGCAATCTACTTGAAGCAGACAAACAAGCCCTAGACACACATTACATTCAGGATTGAGGCATAGGCACTGATTGTTATCTAGACTAACTTGATTAGTGACTTCGCCTGTACAATGTTATCTAGACTCACTTGATTATTGACTTTGCCACTTCTTCGCCTGTACACATCGTCATATGCCAAATTGCACTAGAAATGACAGTCACGGAGTACAACATACGATGCCCCATCTTAAAAAATCAATGCTTATGATCTGGAATGATGAGAAAAGGTTTATAAGAGTTTGAACTATGACATCACTGAAGTTCAAGTGTGACTCCAACTTAAATTAGTTCTACAGGACAAAAAAAAGCTATAAAATGCTTCGTGAGTTCACATTCTGCTAAAAGGTTTTTGGTCACATATATTCTATTAAACAAATCAATATATATAGAAATCAATACTGAAAAATGTTTAGCATAACGATTGAAAATTATAGTGTCAACAGTTGACGAAAAATTATACAAGACATGACTTACTTCCTCGTAAAGCCCCACTGTTCGGTCTTCTCCCCTCAACATGAATCAGCCGCCCATTCAACTGTATTGGAGATGCCTGCACGTCAACAATGATTCTGTAAGATACGCAGATCTGAAAGATGCTTCAGAGATTCGAGGTTCAGAAAGTTGATGATTGTCTTATGCATAAAAGAACCTGTCTTAAGTTACAAAGAGGTCAAAAGAGACAACAACATGAACACAATAGTTGTTTGCAGAAGAAAACTCAACTGTCCAACATTGACCAAATTAAGTAACGGACTCGATTTTGTAAAATAGAGCAGTCAAGGAAAATGAACTAGCATCAATTACCGAACAAGCACAAATTTTATCAGAACACGATCAAAGAATTCATCTGATTACAAATAAGAAACAAGGACAAACAAACACACATCAATCAGCATTTAGTTAAAAACATATACAATGATAATTTGATCCAGAGTTATCTAGAATGTATCTGACACTGATTCAGATTTAGAGCTATTGGAAGAGGACAAACCTTAAGTGCATTATGTACACCAATGGCATCTTCGTACTCAATGAAGGCATAGAAAACATCAGACTCCTGCAAATTCACATGAACTAGACAACTGAGGCAAACATTCCAACCTATGTTAATATGTTTAAAATAGTACAACAAGGTTCTATGAGATTTACCTTGCGGCTCCTAATAGAAACACCATCAGGCCTTAGTCTACCAAAGTTCTTAAAGACTTGCTCAAGGTCCACAACTGAAATAGATGAAGAGAGATTTCCCACATAAACTGATCTTGCTTCACCTGAGAACAAAGATAAAAGAGAACACTAAAAGCAGTTTTAAGAAAGCAGGAGGAATCTTCTGATAGAACAGAATAGTGTAAAACCATAAagaacaaacaaaaaagaaacaacAAAACTACAAAAAATATATGCTAATGTAATAAAGAACCAATTGGTTGCTTGGAATCGATATGCAAATTCAAATTCTCACTagatttaaaagtaaagaaatttGAAGTATTAGGAAGATAATACCTTAATAGTTGTATCCAGATCAAAGATTGCAAAAATGTTACTAGGTGACTAAAAGTAATTACTAAGAAACTCAGCCATATGAGATTACAAAGCCTAATTTTCTATTAGAGGGATGACCGTTtaatttcttgaaatatgcaaaaccAATTGGTTGTTTGAGATTGATATGCAAATTCAAATTCTCACTGGAGTTAAAATTAATGAAATTTGAGGTATTAGGAAGATGATAGATATCTTAATAGTTGGGTCCAGATCAAAAATTGCACAAACATTACTAGATCACAAGAAGTAATTACTAAGAAACTCAGTCATATGAGATTGTGAAGCCTAATTTTCTATTAGAGGGATGACCTTTTAATTTCTTGGAGTAGCAATATGCTGGATTGTTCAAAAAACATACTGTACAAATATATAAAAGCGAAGAAAGGAAAAAAACCTTCATCTTCAACTAATGGAGCCTCCTCAGCTGCCTCTGAGACGGACCTTTCAGAAACCAAGGCAGGCTGTGGTCGTTGAGAAGTTGGCTGCAAGGAAGGAGCCCATTCTGAGGCCACCTGACTGGGCTTCGATAAAGATGTTGTATGTGGCATAGGTTGTCCAGATTGGCCTTTAGAACGAAGCTGTGATACAAACAACATTAATTTGCTATGAAATACCTGTGGGAAATGTATAATTCAACATACAATGGATGCATAGGTCTGCCGAGTTGGCTCCTCAACAGGTTCCTCTGGAGTGGCAAGGGGTGGATCTCTTGCAGTATCCAAGGCACTTGGATATGAAGCAGCATCTTCAACAGGAGACTCGTCTACTCTTTCATCAGATTCTGGAAGTTGCTGCAGTGCCTCAGGTATGCTATACTTCTCAACTGTGTCATTTTCTTCCAATGAGGGCACCAAATCCCGAGACTGAAGTTGTTCTTCCAGAATGTAGTCAGAAACTGCCGAAATAATCAACAAAGTCAGGCTTAAGATTACAAGAAAGAAATTAGGTGTCCAGCTATCAAGGTCACCTTTTCATGCCCTCAAAAAAGACCACTATAGGCTTTCAGAATATTAAAAAATTGTTCTATCATGATAAATTGGGCCTGAGAGAAGTTTCTCACTCCTTGTTCATATTGTTAACATTTAACAAATTGCCAAAAGTGGCCTCAGCAATCCTATATAAgccatacaagaaataaaagtgaACAGACTAATAAACAGAGACATCAAACTGGAAGATGCAGTAGTACCCCACTCCTAGAAGGAAGTAGCCTACATGCAGCAACTTCTTCCAAAAAATACAAGTGTGAGATGATATAACAAATAAAGGTACATTACTCCAATCAGACTATAACTTACTCTTAAAAACAGAGGAAACAGACCAAAATGACATACATTTTATCAAGATGACCTGACGACAGCAGCTCATTTGTTTCGTATAGTACACTTATAAAGCACCAATAAACATAGGACACCCAAGATACAACAATGCCTTTACTTCTTAGGACATATGGTGAACAAGCGACAAACAAACTTGATGACAACTATGTACTTCACTACAGTGATTCaataggcgctcgagcgaggcgaggcgaggcccgagcgcctcgcttcacttccaggcggcacgcttcaaagaggcgccgcctgggtgctcgcccgagcccaagcgccgggcgcttcgggcgagcgcctaggttaaaccaggcgaccgaaccaacgttttaggtttggttcggtctccggtgcttgagttggttcaatcaaaccaactaaagcaccgatatcagctgctgctgcccaaccctaaccttgctcgccgctcccgctgccgttgctcgccgctgctgctgctcgctGTCGTTGCTCACTTTTATTGTTGTCGCTGCACCCTCGATCTTCCCTTACActcatcttccttctcctctttcgaaagtatactgttaacagtatactagtaatagtaatgtatttgtatttattagattaataatatattattttgattttaatactgttaaataattatatttattaattatattatatattttaatattttagcgcctcgtttcgctcgggcgagcgcctagcgcctcgggcgtttttggaccttggcgcctagcgctttttaaatcactgcttcacTAATTAAACATATCAAGTATAAAAAAACTTGGTGTGTTTGGTTCTAGGGTGGGCAAGTAATGTTCATTTGGAAGACATGGGTCTTGTATACATTTACTTGGCGACTTGGCATGAACAGAATCAAGATCAGAACTGACCAGCAGTGACATGATAGAGACTAGTGGGACCAAACtgaccaaaaaattttaaattcaaaagAATGAAGGAAAACAAACAGAAATAAAATGGTGAACTCTTATATATAAAACGTACTTCCTTTGTTTTTTGCATGATAACATTCACTTTAACAGAGATAACAGATATCATTTTGTATTCCTTTTGTCTATTCCAAGTCACTATGTCAATTTATAAGTATGTGTCATAAAAATCTTCTAAAATGAAAAGCAAAGTAGCACACAAGGAAACATGTAGCAGCACCACCTTTCTATTTAATTTCGCACAATTTTCCTTCGAAACGATTTTATTGTACATGATAACGAAAAAAAATCTGTAAGCTTAACTTATAAAGATAACTTAGTAAGAATTCTAGAGGCAGTAACTAAGCTGAATATTCACAAAGAGTtccaatcattttcaaaattgtaataacttttgttttaattttatttaaaattttatgtgaAAAGGTAGGTACATTGATTAGAAAGTCTCTCAAGTAGtaccatatgatatgaatcatgcgaTAGTTCATAAACATGGACAAATACATCCCTACCTCCTTTCATTTCTTCAACATGCTCCAAAGATAAAGTAATGACAAGGCAGCAAATTAGATTTCAAAGTACAGAAGAACATGTCAAACATCTACTAGCAACAAATATCCCTGACAAATAGGGTTGGTCTCTACATTTTCCACAGTAATCATTACCTGTTTCAGGTACAGAACTGGGTGCATTTAAGTTGGTGTCAAGATTGCTATGAGCCAAGATGACTGTTGGGTGCTGATGAATATGTTCCTCCTCAAGTAAGTGAAAAATGTCGTTGAGAACAAAGTACCCTTTCTCCTGAGGAGCAAGAAAAAATGTTTCCACAAATTTCCTCCTGACACTATACTCTTTCAGCTGCACATAACCAGAAACCATCACCAAAACTCCACCATTCCAAGACTCCAAAGATTGAGCTGATTTAATCTCAATCCCATTAAAATTCAGGCACATAACTAGATGATGGATTTGCTGCAAAATGTTAGGATATTTTAGGTAGTGCATAACTATGACCTCGCCGGTTAAAAGAATATCAAAGAAAAAAAGTTGAAGATCGGTgacatatc
Above is a genomic segment from Musa acuminata AAA Group cultivar baxijiao chromosome BXJ3-4, Cavendish_Baxijiao_AAA, whole genome shotgun sequence containing:
- the LOC103982358 gene encoding nuclear transport factor 2 isoform X1, which gives rise to MASLYPGHVGAVQVGAYFLEQYYRILQQQPELVHQFYTDVSSMARFDGTATETATGMVQIHHLVMCLNFNGIEIKSAQSLESWNGGVLVMVSGYVQLKEYSVRRKFVETFFLAPQEKGYFVLNDIFHLLEEEHIHQHPTVILAHSNLDTNLNAPSSVPETVSDYILEEQLQSRDLVPSLEENDTVEKYSIPEALQQLPESDERVDESPVEDAASYPSALDTARDPPLATPEEPVEEPTRQTYASILRSKGQSGQPMPHTTSLSKPSQVASEWAPSLQPTSQRPQPALVSERSVSEAAEEAPLVEDEGEARSVYVGNLSSSISVVDLEQVFKNFGRLRPDGVSIRSRKESDVFYAFIEYEDAIGVHNALKASPIQLNGRLIHVEGRRPNSGALRGKRGRGRGGYPSETSRGRFGGRMFGRGSRQDSNERDYNSRTRGNGYPQRVQERGF
- the LOC103982358 gene encoding nuclear transport factor 2 isoform X2 codes for the protein MASLYPGHVGAVQVGAYFLEQYYRILQQQPELVHQFYTDVSSMARFDGTATETATGMVLKEYSVRRKFVETFFLAPQEKGYFVLNDIFHLLEEEHIHQHPTVILAHSNLDTNLNAPSSVPETVSDYILEEQLQSRDLVPSLEENDTVEKYSIPEALQQLPESDERVDESPVEDAASYPSALDTARDPPLATPEEPVEEPTRQTYASILRSKGQSGQPMPHTTSLSKPSQVASEWAPSLQPTSQRPQPALVSERSVSEAAEEAPLVEDEGEARSVYVGNLSSSISVVDLEQVFKNFGRLRPDGVSIRSRKESDVFYAFIEYEDAIGVHNALKASPIQLNGRLIHVEGRRPNSGALRGKRGRGRGGYPSETSRGRFGGRMFGRGSRQDSNERDYNSRTRGNGYPQRVQERGF